A single genomic interval of Coregonus clupeaformis isolate EN_2021a chromosome 36, ASM2061545v1, whole genome shotgun sequence harbors:
- the LOC121552371 gene encoding hairy/enhancer-of-split related with YRPW motif protein 2, giving the protein MTMKRPCEDSTSDSDMDETIDVGSENNYSGHSNGSFIRCGSPTTTTQVMARKKRRGIIEKRRRDRINNSLSELRRLVPTAFEKQGSAKLEKAEILQMTVDHLKMLQATGGKGYFDAHSLAMDFMSVGFRECLTEVARYLSSVEGLDSSDPLRVRLVSHLSTCASQREAAAMTSSMTHHQQALHPHHWAAAFHPFPTAFLQQNGLPSSDNAASRLSVEVPQRGSALLTATFSHTDSSHRAPSNGSVAPCVPPLSTSLLSLSATVHAAAAAAAAQTFPLSFPGGFPIFTPHSVSSTASMVASAVSPSISTSSTSQQSRDRESSSSKPYRPWGTEVGAF; this is encoded by the exons ATGACCATGAAGAGGCCTTGTGAGGATAGTACTTCTGACAGCGACATGGATGAAACTATTGATGTCGGCAGTGAGAATAATTATTCTGG GCACAGCAATGGATCATTTATTAGATGTGGctccccaacaacaacaacccaagtTATGGCAAGAAAAAAACGAAGAGGG ATCATCGAGAAAAGAAGGAGGGATCGAATCAATAATAGTTTATCAGAGTTACGTCGACTTGTCCCAACTGCATTTGAAAAACAA GGTTCAGCCAAATTAGAGAAGGCAGAAATATTGCAGATGACAGTGGATCACCTAAAGATGCTGCAGGCCACTGGCGGTAAAG ggTACTTTGATGCCCACTCCCTGGCCATGGACTTCATGAGTGTGGGGTTCAGGGAGTGTCTGACGGAGGTGGCCAGATACCTGAGCTCTGTGGAGGGATTAGACAGCAGCGACCCCCTGCGTGTACGCCTGGTCTCCCACCTCAGCACCTGCGCATCCCAGAGGGAGGCGGCTGCCATGACCTCATCTATGACACACCACCAGCAGGCTCTCCACCCTCACCACTGGGCCGCCGCCTTCCACCCCTTCCCCACCGCCTTCCTCCAGCAGAATGGACTGCCCTCCTCAGACAACGCCGCCAGCAGACTGTCTGTGGAGGTGCCCCAGCGCGGCTCAGCCCTCCTAACGGCCACCTTCTCCCATACCGACTCCTCTCACAGGGCGCCCTCTAATGGCAGCGTGGCTCCCTGCGTCCCCccgctctccacctccctcctgtcGCTATCGGCTACTGTTCACGCCGCGGCAGCTGCTGCTGCGGCCCAGACTTTTCCCCTGTCATTCCCTGGAGGATTCCCCATCTTCACACCTCACAGTGTGAGCAGCACAGCGTCTATGGTAGCTTCAGCTGTGAGCCCCTCCATATCCACCTCATCCACCtcacagcagagcagagaccgagagagcagcagcagcaaaccgTACAGACCTTGGGGAACAGAAGTAGGAGCCTTTTAA